From the genome of Spodoptera frugiperda isolate SF20-4 chromosome 23, AGI-APGP_CSIRO_Sfru_2.0, whole genome shotgun sequence, one region includes:
- the LOC118266612 gene encoding uncharacterized protein LOC118266612, whose amino-acid sequence MLLALACLIATAAAAPATYDQRQDGEVNVQADVQNVLLLVAVPKKLPINLFDLLSKSNKPLDRDHEIQERSDVRVMEAFVEPSTPYRVEIGAGDRSASDGRAVEVVIAGRRRLEADPDEQDELKLLGATENCGPERMRDPVTLMCQDRAPSEASAETMKKEDKVEPQQAPEVVVVSS is encoded by the coding sequence ATGCTCCTAGCACTCGCCTGTCTTATCGCGACCGCGGCCGCCGCGCCTGCCACTTACGACCAGCGCCAGGATGGCGAGGTCAACGTGCAAGCTGACGTCCAGAACGTTCTGCTGCTCGTCGCCGTGCCCAAGAAGCTACCAATCAACCTGTTTGACCTACTCTCCAAGAGCAACAAACCTCTAGACAGGGACCATGAAATTCAGGAGAGGTCTGATGTCCGTGTGATGGAGGCTTTTGTAGAACCTAGTACACCGTACCGCGTCGAGATCGGAGCAGGCGACAGGTCTGCGAGCGACGGGCGGGCAGTCGAGGTAGTGATCGCTGGCCGACGCCGCCTCGAGGCTGACCCAGACGAACAGGACGAGTTGAAGCTGTTGGGAGCAACGGAAAACTGTGGGCCGGAGCGCATGCGTGACCCTGTGACCCTCATGTGCCAGGACCGAGCGCCCTCCGAAGCCAGCGCCGAGACAATGAAGAAAGAAGACAAAGTAGAGCCGCAGCAGGCACCAGAAGTAGTTGTCGTCTCgtcatag